Within Serratia odorifera, the genomic segment TTCGGCTCGATCTTTCGCCGAGGTTGACAGCCGTTGTGCCTGAGCTGCGTCCTGTTCGGCATCGGCCAGTCGCGGCAGCGTGCCTTTGATCGGCCGGGTTTGAATCTGTTGATTTTCCAACCAGAGGAAACGCTCGGGTGAAACGCTCAATACCGCGTTGTCCGGCAGCCGCAGGAAGGCGGAAAATGGCGCGCGATTGCTGGCGCTCAGTTGCAGGAACGCTTGCCATTCATCACCTTGATACGAAGCCGAAAAGCGCTGAGCCAAATTGATTTGATAGCAATCCCCGCTGCGCAGGTAATGCTGGATCTGGCGAAACTTTTCACCGTACTGCGCCCGGGTCATGTTGGCTTGCCAGTGACTGGTCAGGGTAAATGGTCTGGCTGCCGGCGATGATTGCTGCGTTAGCCACTGCCAGCGCTGCTCTACATCATCATGGCTCAGTAAGGTCAAGGTTTGCAGATGGTGGTCGGCAATCAGCGCCCAGTCATAAATTCCTACCGCCATGTCCGGCAGGGCGATATCGGCCTGCGCCACCTGCGGCAGGGTCTCCACCCGGCGACCCAGATCGTAGCCAAACAGGCCCAGCGCGCCGCCTTGAAACGGCAGATCGGCTCGCGCCGTGGGGGCAAACGTCAGCGCGGCCAGTTGCCGTTGCAGTAAGGTAAAGGGATCGCCCGGCGACTCAACGACGCTGGAACCTGCGATAATTTGCGTACGTTCGCCGCGGGTGGTCAGCGTGACGCGTGGATCGGCGACCAAAATATCGAATCGATTGTGCGAATGCTCGGCGAACCCCGAATGCAGCAGCATGGCCCAGGGTTGAGACGCCAGCGGAGCAAACTGCTCCAGCACGGCGTGGCGATGGTACGGCAACGATTTGAGGTTTGGTACGGATTGAGTCATGGATTGCAATAAACCTGGCTTACGGGGCGGCTGTTCCTGAGGGATATTCTGCCATATTCCGTGCGGCGGCGCATGCGAACTCGCTTCATGTGGCAAGTCAATAATAAGCGAGCTAAGCATTTTTTGCGACGTTCGTTGCATACAAACATGCAAAAATTAGTTTTCTTTTACGCAACCTTGTTAAACGCGATCGTCGTGGGCTTTCGGCCGTCATTATTCCGGCGTTTCGCTGGTTAGCAACATGCGCCATTTTTTTAAACATTCTTTTCCTGGCGACAGGTAAGGAAAACGTAGATTATGTCTTTAATGTTGAGCGTGATCGTCCCAATGCACAATGCGGGCGAATTATTGGAACCGTTTTTACAATCGCTGCTGGCACAAGATGAACGCCGGTTGGAAGTGATTATTATTAATGACGGTTCGACCGATGGGTCAGCTGAGATAGCTCGCCGTTACGCTGAGCGTTATTCGCATATTACGATTATCGACCAGATTAATGCCGGCGTTTCGGTCGCCCGCAACGCCGGTCTGGCGGTGGCGAGCGGCAAATATGTCGCCTTTCCCGACGCCGACGATCTGCTGGCGCCGGAAATGTATTCCACGTTGATCGAAATGGCTGAAAATAATCAGTTGGATGTCATGCAGTGCAACGGTGAACGTTATTTCACCCAGCAGAATGAATTAAAAGAAATTATTCCTGCTGCGCGTCTGTCATCGACCGGGGTAATTAGCGGCGTGCAATGGTTTGAGCGTGCCTTGAAAACGCGAAAATTTATTCATGTGGTGTGGCTGGCAATATATCGGCTTGATTTTATTAAGCAGCATCGGCTCTATTTTGAACCCGGTCTGCACCATCAGGATATTCCCTGGACCACCGAAGTGATGTTTAATGCCCAACGGGTACAATATCTCAGTACGCCGTTGTATCGGCAGCGGGTGCATGACCGCTCGATCAGCAATCGGCGTCGCACCGGCGCGGCCAACGTCGAATATCAGCGTCATTATATGAAGATCGTCGAGATGCTGGTGGCGCTTAACCGCCGCTATGCCGACAAGATTAGGCTGCGACCGGCGTTTCATTGGCAGATCGCCCGTGAAGCGCTGGGTATTTGCCACAGTATTCGCCGTGAGCCGGAGTCGGTGGCGCAACAGCAGATTACCCGCGAGTTCTACCGTCGCGGCATCGACCGATTGATGACCGCCAACGCGCGCGGCCTGAAACAGGCCTGGCACGTCTTGTTATGGCGCTCGCGGCTGAAACAGTGGCGCTTTGATGGGCACAGTACCAAAACCGGCCGCACAATAATAACCGGGTGACGCGGTTGCGGCGTAACGTAGGCAGGGTATAATCCCCCTCCAATCAGCTGGAGATAAACACATGCTTGCAGGTATGCCGTCACTGAATCATCTGGAGCAGCAGGAAGCTGCGGATCGCATCCGTCAATTGATGGAGCAGGGCATGAGCAGCGGTGAAGCGATTGCCGTGGTTGCGCAGCAGATCCGCGAACAGCATCAGGGTGCCCGGGTTGCCGTCATGTTTGACGAGGAAGACGAGGATGCGCCGGGTATGCAACCGGATGCCGAGCCGCAAGATGACGAAGACGAAGACGATTATTAAGCGTTGAACAGGTTCCGCCTGTTCATCAAACCAAAGCCCGGGTAACCCGGGCTTTGGCTATTTTACCTGTCCATCACCCTTGCACCATTACCGCCGCGGCAGCCTGAGTGGCGATTTCAACCGCCTGCTCGGTGGTCGGTGCACAGGCCAGCGCCACGCCCAGACGGCGTTTGCCGCTGATGTCAGGCTTGGCGAACAGCCGCAGCTGGTTGTGCCCCTGCAATGCCTGATCCAATCCGCCAAAGCGCAGGTCGCTGCTGGTCAGCTCCGGCAGGATAACCGCCGATGCCGCCGGACCGAACTGGCGAATAGCGCCGATCGGCAGACCCAGGAAAGCGCGAACGTGCAGGGCAAACTCCGACAGATCCTGTGAAATCAGCGTCACCATGCCAGTATCGTGCGGGCGAGGGGAGACTTCGCTGAAAATGACCTCATCGCCGCAAACGAATAGCTCAACGCCAAACAACCCGTAACCACCCAGCGCAGTGACCACCCGCTCGGCTATCGCCTGGGCGCGTTGCAACGCTAGCGGCGATATGCATTGCGGCTGCCAGGATTCACGGTAATCGCCATCTTCCTGACGGTGACCGATCGGCGCGCAAAAATGTACGCCGTCCACCGCGCTGATGGTCAGCAAGGTAATTTCAACATCAAACTTGACCAGTCCTTCGACAATCACCCGTCCACCGCCGGCGCGACCGCCCTGTTGCGCATATTCCCAGGCTGCCGCCAACTGCGAGGCGTCACGGATCAGGCTCTGGCCTTTGCCGGATGAGCTCATCACCGGTTTGATAATACAGGGGTAGCCTATGTCGTCGACCGCCTGATAAAAGGCGTCCTGGCTATCGGCAAAGCGGTAGCTGGAGGTCGGCAGGGCAAGATTCTCTGCCGCCAGACGGCGAATGCCTTCGCGGTTCATGGTCAGGCGAGTCGCTTCGGCGCAGGGCACGACATGGTGGCCCTGTTGCTCCAGTTGCACCAGCATGTCGGTGGCGATGGCTTCAATTTCCGGTACGATGTAGTCAGGACGTTCCTGCTCGATCAGCGTCTTCAACGCCTGGCCGTCCAGCATGTTAATCACGTGGCTGCGATGCGCGACGTGCATTGCCGGGGCATTGGCATAGCGATCGACGGCAATCACTTCCAACCCAAGACGCTGGCATTCGATTGCCACCTCTTTACCCAGTTCGCCGGAGCCGAGCAGCATGACACGGGTGGCGGAGGGGCACAGTGCGGTTCCAATAGTAAACATAGTCTGGTCCCTGATGTGAAAATTGACGGGGCTAAAAACAGGCGCGCAGTATATACGAAAACGATTGCGCCGACATCCTTCCGGCGAAAGCGCGCAGGCCATTTTGCAAAATTAGTCCTGTAACCTGCTGTTTTAATAAGGAACGAAAAAATTTGCCCTGTCACGACGATTATGCGTTAATAACTGGCGGCGAAAGAAGACCTACAGAACGCAGGGCCTTCGCGCCGTAAGTGCCGTCAAGGCAGGTTTATCAAGTAAAGGAAAGTCAAATGACTAAGATTACCGGTCACGTAAAATGGTTCAACGAAAGCAAAGGCTTCGGCTTTATCACTCCAGCCGATGGCTCGAAAGATGTTTTCGTGCATTTTTCCGCTATCGTCAGCGATGGTTTCAAAACTCTGGCAGAAGGTCAGCAGGTTGAATTCTCCATCCAGGACAGCCAACGTGGCCCAGCCGCAGCCAACGTTGTTGCCATCTAACGCAACGTCGCTGCCAAAAAACCCGCTTCCGGCGGGTTTTTTTATGGCTGCAATCCAGAAAGTTCGCTATCTCTGTTATCATCACGCCTTATTACGGTGCTGGCCAGCCGGTCGCGCCGCCTTTCCATCTGCCATATAAGAGTTATCGCCGTGAGCACAGTTTCCTTTTCTTCCCTGCCGCTGCCAGCCGAACAGTTGGCCAACCTCAATGAACTGGGGTATGCCGAAATGACACCGGTACAGGCTGCCGCGCTGCCTGCCATCCTCAACGGGCAAGACGTGCGCGCCAAGGCAAAAACCGGCAGCGGCAAGACGGCGGCGTTCGGTATTGGCCTGCTGGACAAAATCAACGTCAGCCAGGTGGCGACCCAGGCGCTGATTTTGTGTCCAACGCGTGAGCTGGCCGATCAGGTCAGCAAAGAGCTGCGCCGCTTGGCGCGTTTTACGCAAAACATCAAAATCCTTACCCTGTGTGGCGGTCAGCCGATGGGCGCTCAGCTGGATTCGCTGGTGCATGCGCCGCATATCGTGGTGGGAACGCCGGGCCGTATCCAGGAACACCTGCGTAAGAAGACTCTGGTGCTGGATGAGGTGAAAGTGCTGGTGCTGGACGAAGCCGACCGCATGCTCGACATGGGCTTTGCCGACGACATTGACCAGGTAATCAGCTACACGCCGCCGCAGCGCCAAACGCTGCTGTTTTCCGCGACCTATCCCGCGGGCATCGAGCGCATCAGCGACCGGGTGCAACGCGCGCCGTTGAGCGTGGAAGTCGACGACGGCGACGCGCCAACCACCATCGCTCAGCGCTTTTACGAAACCACCCGCGATCAGCGTCCGGCGTTGTTGGTGGCCGCCATTCGCCATTTTCAGCCAACGTCTTGCGTGGTGTTCTGCAATACCAAACGCGATTGTCAGAGCGTGTTTGAAGCATTGGAGGCACGCGGCATCAGCGTGCTGGCACTGCATGGCGATCTGGAGCAGCGCGATCGCGATCAGGTGCTGGTGCGTTTTGCCAACCGCAGCTGTCGCGTGCTGGTAGCGACCGACGTCGCCGCACGCGGTCTGGATATCAAGGATCTTGAACTGGTGGTCAATTACGAACTGTCGTTCGACCCGGAAGTGCATGTGCACCGCATTGGCCGTACCGGCCGTGCCGGCATGAGCGGGCTGGCCATTAGCCTGTGTGCGCCGCAGGAAATGACACGCGCCCACGCGCTGGAAGAGTATCTGGACTGCAAGTTGCAATGGGCGTCAGTCAGTGAATTGAGCGGTGCGTCAACGGCACCGCTGGAAGCGGAAATGGCCACGCTGTGCATTGACGGCGGCCGCAAGGCGAAGATTCGCCCCGGCGATATTCTCGGGGCGTTGACCGGAGAGGCGGGTCTGACCGCGGCCGAGGTCGGTAAAATCGATATGTTCCCGGTGCACGCCTACGTGGCTATCCGCAAGGCCAGCGCGCGCAAGGCGTTGCAACAATTGCAGCAGGGCAAGATCAAAGGCAAAAGCTGCAAGGCGCGGCTGCTGAAATAATAACAGGCGGGGGCGCTTGAACCCCCGCACTATAACGCCTTATACTGTATATAAATACAGTGTTTCAACCTTTGAGGAATACACAGATGGCAGTTGAAGTAAAATACCTGGTGGTCAGAAACGGTGAGGAAAAAATGACGTTCGCAAGCAAGAAAGAAGCCGATGCCTACGACAAAATGCTCGATCTGGCCGACAGTCTTGGCGAGTGGCTACAACAGGCGCCACTAACGCTGGAGGAAGAGCAACGCGAAGCCCTGAGCTTCTATCTGGCAGAACATAAAGAGGCGCTGACGCAAATTCTGCGTGGTGCAGCGCCGCAGGCGGTGAGCCAAAAACCGGCCAAGGCCAAGGGCGACAAGCCGGCCGCGAGCAAAAATCCCCAGTCGCAGGCAGAAAAGCAGGCGGCGTAGCGGTTTATGTTGCAGCATTGTAATGAAAAAGGGTCTAGAATGAGCCGCGGAATAACTTTCTTCAGCCGCTTTGAGCCGGATATCCTGGCTGGGCGCAAAACCATTACTCTACGGGACGCCAGTGAGTCACACTTCCAGCCCGGGGATGTCTTGCGCGTCAGCCGTCATGAGGACGGCGTGTTTTTCTGCCTGATTGAAGTGCTGTCGGTGACGCCAATCCGTCTGGAGGCGTTGACCGAACAACACGCCAAACAGGAAAACATGCCGCTTGGCGAGCTGAAGCAGGTTATCAAGGAAATCTATCCGGGGCTGGACGAACTGTTTGTGATTGCCTTTATCAAACGCTAGCCCACGGCCCGACCCGTTGTTCGCAGCGGGGCTGCCCCCCGGATAGTGATAACCACAACGGGAGGACATATGAACAAAACGGGATGGTCATGGGTGGTCGCACTGGTGGCGGTAGCTGGATTGACCGGTACGGCACAGGCGCAACAACTGCGTAGCGCCAAGGTTGCGCAATGCAGCGGCCTGCAGGCGGCGGACGTAGCGGCGCAGGTAAAACGCGATTTCTTGCAAAACCGCATTACGCGCTGGGATGCTGACAAGAAGCAACTGGGCACCGCAACGCCGATTGTCTGGGTCAGTCCGGACGCCATCGTCGGCAAAGATAATGTCTGGCAGGTGCCGCTGACGGTGCGTGGCAGCAAGACGGACAAAATCTACAACGTAACGCTCAACTGCAACCAGGGCGAAATCGCTTACAGCGTCGCGGAGTAACTTCCTCCGGTTATCGTAACCGCTCTGCCAAGGGCGCCATGTGCGCCCTGATGATGACCGCACTTTACCCTCGAGTTAACCGAGCCAATCTCCGGCTGCTCAACACAAGTTTTCATCCCCATACGTAAGTTGACAAAAGATCCCCTAATCTGGTGGCTAACTGCGCGCGGCCTGGCAATGCCGTTGCGCGTCGACATACTGGTGAGGAGCGACAATGAAAAACAACTGGATGCAGCAGATTCAATCGATGTTGGGGCAGAAAGCCGGGGCCGCTGGCGGAAGTGAAGGCATCGGCAAGCTGCTGGCACCTACCGCGCTGGGCGGTTTGGTTGGCGTACTGCTGGCTAACAAGTCGTCACGCAAACTGGTGGGCAAGTTTGGCAAAAACGCGCTGATTATCGGGGGGAGCGCCGCGGTGGGCGCGGTGATTTGGAACAAATACAAGGCGCGAGTCAAGGAAACCCACCAGGATGAGCCGCAGTTCGGCAACCAGATTACTCCGGTTGACCAACGTGCCAAGCGCCTGGTGCAGGCATTGGTGTTCGCCGCCAAGAGCGATGGCCATATTGATGCTGAAGAACGCCGCGCCATCGACCATAGCCTGGAACAGCTGCAGGTAGGGGAAGAAGCGCAGACCTGGGTGCAACAGGCGATCGACCAACCGCTGAATCCGGATCTGATCGCTCAAAGCGTCAAAAACGAAGATGAAGCGTTGGAAGTGTACTACCTGAGTTGCATGGTTATCGACGTCGATCATTTTATGGAGCGCGGCTATCTGGATGCGCTGGCGCAGTCGCTGAAAATCCCGGCGGACGTCAAGCAGGGCATCGAAAGCGACGTGAACCAGAAAAAGCGCGAATTGGCCTAACCGTACCGCTTTTTATCCTGAAGAAAACGTGCCACCCTTACAGTAATGTTTGTAAGCGGATGATTTAGTAATGATGACACCTCCAAAAGCCGAGAAACGGCCGTATCCTATCACCACGCACGGCGATACCCGTGTTGACGACTACTATTGGCTACGCGACGACGAACGCACCGATCCGCAGGTGCTGGACTACCTGCAGGCGGAGAATGCATTCACCGAGGCCACGTTACAACCGCAGCAGGCGTTGCGTGAAGCGCTATACGAAGAAATGGTGGCACGGATCCCGCAGCAGGAGCATTCGGTGCGCACGTACGCCATGGCTATCGTTACCAGACCCGTTACGAGCCGGGTAACGAATATGCGCTGTACATGCGCCAGCCGGCGGCTGAAACCGAGCAGTGGGAGACGCTGCTGGATTGCAACCAGCGAGCAGAAGGGCGCGAGTTTTATACCCTGGGTGGGCTGGAAGTCAGCCCGAACAATCAAGTCATGGCGTTGGCGGAGGACTTTTTGTCACGCCGGCAATATGATATTCGATTCAAATATCTGCAAGAGCAGCGTTGGGCCGAAGAGGTGTTGGAAAACACCTCTGGCAGCTTTGAATGGGCCAACGATTCTGCCAGCGTCTATTACGTACGCAAGCATGCCAAGACGCTGCTGCCATATCAGGTTTACCGCCATGTGATCGGCAGCGACCCGTTGCTGGACGTGCTGGTTTACGAAGAAACCGACGACACTTTCTACGTCAGCCTGGAAAAGACCACTTCCGAACGCTATATCCTGATCCCACCTCAGCAGTACTACCACATCAGAGATTCTGCTGCTGGACGCCGACAGCGCCGAAACGATGCCGCAGCTGTTTGTCCCGCGTCGCAAGGATCATGAATACGGTCTCGATCACTATCACCAGCATTTCTATATTCGTTCCAATAAGGACGGCAAGAACTTCGGCCTGTATCAAAGCATCCAGCCCGACGAAGCGCAGTGGCAAACGCTGATCGCGCCGCGCAGCGAGGTGATGCTGGAGGGCTTTAACCTGTTCCGCGACTGGCTGGTGGTGGAGGAGCGAGCGGCTGGCTTGACCCAACTGCGACAGATTCATTGGAACAGCGGCGAAGAAAAACGCATTGCGTTCGACGATCCCACTTATGTCACCTGGCTGGCTTATAATCCGGAGCCGGAAACCGCGCTGCTGCGCTATGGCTATTCGTCGATGACCACGCCGACGACCTTGTATCAACTGGATCTCGACAGCGGCGAACGGGTGATGCTCAAACAGCAGGAAGTGAAGAACTTCACGCCGGAAAATTACCGCAGCGAGCGGGTGTGGGTAACGGCGCGTGACGGGGTTGAGGTGCCTGTATCGCTGGTGTATCGCGCTGACAAATTTGCCCGTGCTGGCAATCCGCTGCTGGTTTACGGCTACGGCTCGTACGGCAGCAGCATGGATCCGGCGTTCAGCGGCAGTCGCCTGAGCCTGCTGGATCGCGGTTTTGTCTTTGCGCTGGCGCACATTCGCGGCGGCGGTGAATTGGGGCAACTGTGGTATGAAGATGGCAAGCTGTTCAACAAGCAGAACACCTTCAATGATTTTATTGACGTCACCCACAGCCTGATAGAGCAGGGTTATGGTGATGCCAAGCGGGTATTTGCCATGGGCGGCAGCGCCGGTGGTCTGCTGATGGGCGCGGTGATCAATCAGGCACCGACGCTATACCATGGTATCGTGGCGCAGGTTCCCTTCGTCGACGTGGTGACCACCATGCTTGATGAATCCATTCCACTGACCACCGGTGAATACGACGAATGGGGCAACCCCAACCAAAAGCCGTATTACGATTACATTAAACAGTACAGCCCCTACGATCGCGTCAGCGCGCAGGATTACCCGCATATGCTGGTCACCACCGGTTTGCATGATTCACAGGTGCAGTATTGGGAGCCGGCCAAGTGGGTGGCAAAACTGCGCGATCTGAAAACCGATGACCGCCAGCTATTGCTGCACACCGATATGGATTCCGGGCATGGTGGGAAATCCGGCCGTTTCAAAGCCTACGAAGACATTGCGCTGGAGTATGCTTTTATCCTGTCGCTGGCGGAGTAACGTCAATGCGGGCAGCAAGGGTTGCCCGCATAGTTATCCTACCAGATAGTACTTCAGCGTGTGCTTCATGTCTGGGCTGAGGTCGGTAATCGACTTCAGCATCCAGCGCAGATAGCCAGGATCTTCCTGGGCGATGCGATCGATCGGCTGGCCGCGATACTTACCGAACTTGAAGGTTTTTAACAGCACCGGCTGTTCGGTAATGTTGGCCATTTCTTCCGCTGACCAGCCTGAGTCCTTGATGATGCGCTGCAACAGTGCGGCGGTGACGTAGCAGTCATACAGTGCGCGATGCGGATACAGCGTGGTGTCCTGCGGCAGCTGTACCTCGAGATTCAGTGCATAACGCAAATATTGATTACCGTATTTGATACCGGGGTAGAGCGCACGCGCCAGCTTGACGGTACAGATCCAGCGGCCGTTCATTTCCGGCAAAACGCCGCGATCGAAGGCGGCATTATGCGCCACGTAATATTCGCTCCCCATATAACGGCCGATAGCGACGGCGATACGTGGCTTGCCTTCCACCATCGCTTCGGTGATATGGTGAATCGCCATCGCTTCGATGCCGATTGGCCGGTCTGGGCACACCAGATCGCTCATCGGATTGGCGAGCTGGCCATCGATGATATCTATCGAGGCCACCTCGACAATACCGCCGTCCAACCCGCAGGTTTCGGTATCTATTACTCGTAACGTCATGCTGTCCTCGCGAAATTATCCCCACTAGCTTAACGGCAGCCAGCAGCGCTGCCAATCACCTTTTACCGTGTCGGAGCGTCACTCAGTGGCGTAAAGTAAAGCAAGTCGTATTGATTTTAAGCAATCGAACGCGCCGGACCCGGTAACGGTGGGAGTTTTCGGGTTTTGCCGTTGACCTGATGCAGCGCTTGGGCTTTGATGGAGTCATAACTCACCAAGAGACGGAAGCGCCATGGAACAATTACGAGGTTTGTACCCACCGTTGGCAGCGTATGACAGCGGTTGGCTGGATACTGGGGATGGCCACCGGATCTACTGGGAATTAAGCGGTAATCCCAACGGCAAGCCGGCAGTGTTTATCCACGGCGGCCCGGGCGGTGGCATTTCTCCCCATCATCGTCAGCTGTTCGATCCGCAACGTTATAAAGTGCTGTTGTTCGATCAGCGTGGCTGCGGCCGTTCCCGTCCTCATGCTAGCCTGGACAACAACACCACCTGGCACCTGGTGACAGATATCGAGCGTCTGCGTGAAATGGCCGGCGTGGAGCAGTGGCTGGTGTTCGGCGGTTCATGGGGCTCAACCCTGGCGCTGGCCTATGCCCAACGGCATCCGCAGCGCGTCAGCGAAATGGTGCTGCGCGGCATCTTCACGCTGCGTCGCCAAGAGCTGCTGTGGTACTACCAGGACGGGGCGTCACGTTTCTTCCCGGAAAAATGGGAGCGAGTGCTGTCGATCTTGTCCGAGGAAGAGCGCAAGGACGTGATCGCCGCCTACCGTCAACGGTTGACCTCATCGGATCCTGAGGTGCAGCTGGAAGCCGCCAAGCTGTGGAGCGTATGGGAAGGGGAAACCGTTACTCTGCTGCCAAGCAAAGAATCCGCGTCGTTTGGCGAGGACGATTTCGCGTTGGCATTTGCACGCATCGAAAATCACTATTTCACCCATCTTGGTTTCCTCGACAGTGACGATCAGCTATTGCGCGACGTGTCATTGATTCGCCATATTCCGGCGGTGATTGTCCACGGGCGCTATGATATGGCCTGTCAGGTGCAAAACGCCTGGGACCTGGCCAAAGCCTGGCCAGAGGCGCAACTGCATATTGTCGAAGGAGCGGGTCACTCATTTGATGAGCCAGGCATATTGCATCAGTTGATGCTGGCAACCGACAACTTTGCCGGCACGTAATGCCTGGCCACCGGCGGTGAAGCAACGGGCGGCGTATAACGCGCCCGTCATTTGCCGCTATTTCATTTTCGGTTCATAGGGCAGACGAGAAAACTTGTGTGACTCCATACGGTAGTGCGCCACGCGCTCGCGGAAGTAATCACGCAAATGT encodes:
- the pabB gene encoding aminodeoxychorismate synthase component 1, translating into MTQSVPNLKSLPYHRHAVLEQFAPLASQPWAMLLHSGFAEHSHNRFDILVADPRVTLTTRGERTQIIAGSSVVESPGDPFTLLQRQLAALTFAPTARADLPFQGGALGLFGYDLGRRVETLPQVAQADIALPDMAVGIYDWALIADHHLQTLTLLSHDDVEQRWQWLTQQSSPAARPFTLTSHWQANMTRAQYGEKFRQIQHYLRSGDCYQINLAQRFSASYQGDEWQAFLQLSASNRAPFSAFLRLPDNAVLSVSPERFLWLENQQIQTRPIKGTLPRLADAEQDAAQAQRLSTSAKDRAENLMIVDLLRNDIGRVAHPGSVRVPELFVVEPFPAVHHLVSTVTATLPSTTPASALLRACFPGGSITGAPKVRAMQIIEELEPQRRNAYCGSIGYLSACGTMDTNITIRTLIAEQGRLYCSAGGGIVADSQEQAEYQETFDKLGRILPQLGEFTVS
- a CDS encoding glycosyltransferase, producing the protein MSLMLSVIVPMHNAGELLEPFLQSLLAQDERRLEVIIINDGSTDGSAEIARRYAERYSHITIIDQINAGVSVARNAGLAVASGKYVAFPDADDLLAPEMYSTLIEMAENNQLDVMQCNGERYFTQQNELKEIIPAARLSSTGVISGVQWFERALKTRKFIHVVWLAIYRLDFIKQHRLYFEPGLHHQDIPWTTEVMFNAQRVQYLSTPLYRQRVHDRSISNRRRTGAANVEYQRHYMKIVEMLVALNRRYADKIRLRPAFHWQIAREALGICHSIRREPESVAQQQITREFYRRGIDRLMTANARGLKQAWHVLLWRSRLKQWRFDGHSTKTGRTIITG
- a CDS encoding YoaH family protein encodes the protein MLAGMPSLNHLEQQEAADRIRQLMEQGMSSGEAIAVVAQQIREQHQGARVAVMFDEEDEDAPGMQPDAEPQDDEDEDDY
- the purT gene encoding formate-dependent phosphoribosylglycinamide formyltransferase; this translates as MFTIGTALCPSATRVMLLGSGELGKEVAIECQRLGLEVIAVDRYANAPAMHVAHRSHVINMLDGQALKTLIEQERPDYIVPEIEAIATDMLVQLEQQGHHVVPCAEATRLTMNREGIRRLAAENLALPTSSYRFADSQDAFYQAVDDIGYPCIIKPVMSSSGKGQSLIRDASQLAAAWEYAQQGGRAGGGRVIVEGLVKFDVEITLLTISAVDGVHFCAPIGHRQEDGDYRESWQPQCISPLALQRAQAIAERVVTALGGYGLFGVELFVCGDEVIFSEVSPRPHDTGMVTLISQDLSEFALHVRAFLGLPIGAIRQFGPAASAVILPELTSSDLRFGGLDQALQGHNQLRLFAKPDISGKRRLGVALACAPTTEQAVEIATQAAAAVMVQG
- the cspE gene encoding transcription antiterminator/RNA stability regulator CspE; this translates as MTKITGHVKWFNESKGFGFITPADGSKDVFVHFSAIVSDGFKTLAEGQQVEFSIQDSQRGPAAANVVAI
- the dbpA gene encoding ATP-dependent RNA helicase DbpA; protein product: MSTVSFSSLPLPAEQLANLNELGYAEMTPVQAAALPAILNGQDVRAKAKTGSGKTAAFGIGLLDKINVSQVATQALILCPTRELADQVSKELRRLARFTQNIKILTLCGGQPMGAQLDSLVHAPHIVVGTPGRIQEHLRKKTLVLDEVKVLVLDEADRMLDMGFADDIDQVISYTPPQRQTLLFSATYPAGIERISDRVQRAPLSVEVDDGDAPTTIAQRFYETTRDQRPALLVAAIRHFQPTSCVVFCNTKRDCQSVFEALEARGISVLALHGDLEQRDRDQVLVRFANRSCRVLVATDVAARGLDIKDLELVVNYELSFDPEVHVHRIGRTGRAGMSGLAISLCAPQEMTRAHALEEYLDCKLQWASVSELSGASTAPLEAEMATLCIDGGRKAKIRPGDILGALTGEAGLTAAEVGKIDMFPVHAYVAIRKASARKALQQLQQGKIKGKSCKARLLK
- a CDS encoding YebG family protein produces the protein MAVEVKYLVVRNGEEKMTFASKKEADAYDKMLDLADSLGEWLQQAPLTLEEEQREALSFYLAEHKEALTQILRGAAPQAVSQKPAKAKGDKPAASKNPQSQAEKQAA
- the yqfB gene encoding N(4)-acetylcytidine aminohydrolase — encoded protein: MSRGITFFSRFEPDILAGRKTITLRDASESHFQPGDVLRVSRHEDGVFFCLIEVLSVTPIRLEALTEQHAKQENMPLGELKQVIKEIYPGLDELFVIAFIKR
- the yebF gene encoding protein YebF, which gives rise to MNKTGWSWVVALVAVAGLTGTAQAQQLRSAKVAQCSGLQAADVAAQVKRDFLQNRITRWDADKKQLGTATPIVWVSPDAIVGKDNVWQVPLTVRGSKTDKIYNVTLNCNQGEIAYSVAE
- a CDS encoding tellurite resistance TerB family protein, which produces MKNNWMQQIQSMLGQKAGAAGGSEGIGKLLAPTALGGLVGVLLANKSSRKLVGKFGKNALIIGGSAAVGAVIWNKYKARVKETHQDEPQFGNQITPVDQRAKRLVQALVFAAKSDGHIDAEERRAIDHSLEQLQVGEEAQTWVQQAIDQPLNPDLIAQSVKNEDEALEVYYLSCMVIDVDHFMERGYLDALAQSLKIPADVKQGIESDVNQKKRELA
- the exoX gene encoding exodeoxyribonuclease X, with amino-acid sequence MTLRVIDTETCGLDGGIVEVASIDIIDGQLANPMSDLVCPDRPIGIEAMAIHHITEAMVEGKPRIAVAIGRYMGSEYYVAHNAAFDRGVLPEMNGRWICTVKLARALYPGIKYGNQYLRYALNLEVQLPQDTTLYPHRALYDCYVTAALLQRIIKDSGWSAEEMANITEQPVLLKTFKFGKYRGQPIDRIAQEDPGYLRWMLKSITDLSPDMKHTLKYYLVG
- the pip gene encoding prolyl aminopeptidase encodes the protein MEQLRGLYPPLAAYDSGWLDTGDGHRIYWELSGNPNGKPAVFIHGGPGGGISPHHRQLFDPQRYKVLLFDQRGCGRSRPHASLDNNTTWHLVTDIERLREMAGVEQWLVFGGSWGSTLALAYAQRHPQRVSEMVLRGIFTLRRQELLWYYQDGASRFFPEKWERVLSILSEEERKDVIAAYRQRLTSSDPEVQLEAAKLWSVWEGETVTLLPSKESASFGEDDFALAFARIENHYFTHLGFLDSDDQLLRDVSLIRHIPAVIVHGRYDMACQVQNAWDLAKAWPEAQLHIVEGAGHSFDEPGILHQLMLATDNFAGT